A stretch of the Corylus avellana chromosome ca6, CavTom2PMs-1.0 genome encodes the following:
- the LOC132185884 gene encoding multiple C2 domain and transmembrane region protein 8-like isoform X2, with protein MGLAGQVQRIMRLGFDWDTADMSILLLAKLAKPFMGTARIVINSLHIKGDLLLMPVLDGKDILYSFVSIPEVRIGVAFGSGGSQSLPATELPGVSSWLVKLFNETLVKTMVEPRRRCYSLPSVELRKTTVGGIIYVSVISASKLSRSCLRGNSSRKQQSSFTNGTSDEQPVVKDLQTFVEVELEELTRRTALRSGSSPTWNSTFNMVLHEESGTIRFHLYESTPSNVKYDYLASCEIKMKYVGDDSTTFWAIGPDSGVIAKKAFCGEEVEMVIPFEEVHLGELTVKLVLKEWQFSDGSHTFNSYHFSSRQSSYGSSNVLPRTGRKISITVVEGKDLIVKDKSGKSDLYVKLQYGKALQRTRTAHTITPIWNQKFEFDEIVGGEYLKIKCFNEETFGDDNIGSARVNLEGLVEGSARDVWVPLEQVNSGELRLQIEAVRVDDYEGSRGSTTGSGSGWIELVLIEAKELVAADLRGTSDPYVRVQYGNLKKRTKVMYKTLNPQWNQTLEFPDDGSQLVLHVKDHNALLPTSNIGDCVVEYQRLAPNQMSDKWIPLQGVKRGEIHIQVTRKVPEIQKKASLDSEPSLTRAHQISSQMKQTMNKFQSLIEEGNLDGLSIALSDIESLEGMQEEYMVQLETEQMLLINKITELGQEVFSTSPSLSRKYSGS; from the exons ATGGGACTTGCTGGTCAAGTTCAG CGAATCATGCGATTGGGCTTTGACTGGGACACAGCTGATATGAGTATTTTGTTGCTCGCTAAGCTGGCCAAGCCATTTATGGGGACTGCACGGATTGTTATAAATAGCCTTCATATCAAGGGTGAT CTTCTCTTGATGCCAGTTCTGGATGGGAAGgatattttgtattcatttgtGTCAATTCCTGAAGTGAGAATTGGAGTTGCCTTTGGAAGTGGTGGAAGCCAATCATTACCTGCCACAGAATTGCCTGGTGTTTCTTCTTGGTTG GTTAAACTTTTCAATGAGACCTTAGTTAAGACAATGGTTGAACCTCGCCGCCGCTGTTACTCTTTGCCATCTGTAGAGCTAAGGAAGACGACTGTTGGTGGTATTATATATGTGTCGGTCATTTCTGCAAGTAAACTTTCTAGGAGTTGCCTGAGAGGAAACTCATCCAGAAAGCAGCAGAGTTCTTTTACAAATGGTACTTCAGACGAGCAGCCTGTTGTTAAAGATCTTCAGACATTTGTGGAAGTTGAACTTGAAGAGTTAACTAGGAGGACAGCTCTGAGATCAGGTTCAAGTCCCACATGGAATTCAACATTCAATATGGTTTTACATGAAGAGTCAGGAACTATACGATTCCATCTTTATGAGTCTACACCAAGCAATGTCAAGTATGACTATCTAGCAAGTTGTGAAATTAAG ATGAAGTATGTAGGAGATGATTCCACGACATTTTGGGCAATAGGACCTGACTCTGGTGTAATAGCCAAGAAGGCGTTCTGCGgggaagaagttgaaatggttATTCCATTTGAGGAGGTCCATTTGGGGGAG TTGACAGTGAAGCTTGTATTAAAAGAGTGGCAATTCTCGGATGGTTCACACACCTTCAACAGCTATCATTTTAGCTCACGTCAATCATCATATGGGTCATCAAATGTCCTGCCAAGAACTGGGAGGAAAATTAGTATTACTGTTGTGGAAGGGAAAGATCTTATTGTAAAAGACAAATCTGGAAAATCTGACCTATATGTTAAATTGCAGTATGGAAAG GCTCTCCAGAGGACAAGGACCGCTCATACCATAACTCCTATCTGGAATCAGAAGTTTGAATTCGATGAGATAGTAGGTGGTGAATATCTTAAAATAAAATGCTTCAATGAAGAAACCTTCGGAGATGACAACATCGGTTCTGCACGAGTAAATTTGGAAGGACTGGTGGAAGGATCAGCCAGGGATGTATGGGTCCCCCTTGAACAAGTGAACTCAGGAGAGCTAAGGCTTCAAATAGAAGCAGTCAGAGTTGATGACTATGAAGGATCAAGG GGTTCAACCACAGGTTCAGGTAGTGGCTGGATTGAACTTGTTCTCATTGAAGCAAAAGAACTTGTTGCAGCTGATCTCAGAGGGACAAGTGATCCCTATGTCAGAGTACAATATGGAAACTTGAAGAAAAGAACAAAG GTTATGTATAAAACTCTGAATCCCCAATGGAATCAGACCTTGGAGTTCCCTGATGATGGCAGCCAACTGGTTTTGCACGTTAAAGACCACAATGCTTTACTGCCCACATCAAATATAGGGGATTGTGTTGTAGAATATCAGAGATTGGCTCCCAATCAGATGTCTGACAAGTGGATACCTCTCCAAGGGGTGAAAAGGGGAGAGATTCATATTCAAGTTACAAGAAAAGTTCCAGAAATACAGAAGAAAGCTAGTTTAGATTCTGAACCGTCCTTAACTAGAGCACACCAAATCTCTAGCCAg ATGAAACAAACAATGAACAAGTTTCAATCTTTAATCGAGGAGGGCAATCTTGATGGACTCTCAATAGCTCTGAGTGACATAGAAAGCCTCGAGGGTATGCAAGAAGAGTACATGGTACAGCTTGAGACAGAGCAAATGCTTCTAATTAACAAGATAACAGAGCTTGGTCAGGAAGTTTTTAGCACATCTCCTTCCTTGAGCAGAAAATATTCAGGCAGTTGA
- the LOC132183969 gene encoding CRM-domain containing factor CFM3, chloroplastic/mitochondrial gives MAFATAKLSELPLRSSLPLTSSHSHTHSVNLLFSSAPNLSFHILKPFSSLRSSSTTSTTEHGGDANPKPSPAAKPRANSAPWLNKWPSPSPPVEPRKVTHHKKDDGDRAATRYLDRDKGQNAIERIVLRLRHLGLGADGEEDEQPDGIDGDDAMPVTGEEKLGDLLQREWVRPDLMLVEDESGGSDDVLPWEREEEKVEESGRPRRERKVVAKAPTLAELTIEDEELRRLRGMGMVVRERISVPKAGLTKEVLEKIHFKWRKEELVRLKFHEVLAHDMKTAHEIVERRTGGLVIWKSGSVMVVYRGSNYKGPSRHQPDVREGDALFVPDVSSADSSTTTSDSGATPSLEKSEPALRNPYRPVSMTEAEAEYNSLLDGLGPRFVEWWGTGVLPVDADLLPQKIPGYKTPFRLLPTGMRSRLTNAEMTNLRKLAKSLPCHFALGRNRNHQGLASAIIKLWEKSVVAKIAVKRGIQNTNNKLMAEEIKNLTGGVLLLRNKYYIVIYRGKDFLPPSVATALTERQELAKRIQDVEEEVRCRVVDAAQSGEDERQVLPTSVATALAERQELTKQSQDVEEKVQCGAVDVAQTGEEVENKVQHGALDVTQAGEDEGQALAGTLAEFYEAQARWGRDISAGEREKMIEEASKAKSARLVKRIEHKLVVAQAKKLRAERLLSKIEASMLPAGPDPDQETITDEERVMFRRVGLRMKAYLPVGIRGVFDGVIENMHLHWKHRELVKLISKQKTLAFVEDTARLLQYESGGILVAIERVPKGYALIYYRGKNYRRPISIRPRNLLTKAKALKRSVAMQRHEALSQHISELEKNIEQMKKELGVSQDAEDENAWSPEDSKQIDNVSEITQSEDEASCMNSDGEDDDEDTDWEEADDEDSDWEEDEDNNISSIGIDHHPLTKND, from the exons ATGGCCTTCGCGACGGCGAAACTATCGGAACTGCCACTGAGGAGCTCACTCCCACTCACCTCCTCCCACTCCCACACTCACTCTGTGAACCTCCTCTTCTCCTCGGCCCCAAATCTGTCATTTCACATTCTCAAGCCCTTCTCCTCTCTCCGAAGCTCCTCCACCACCTCCACCACTGAGCACGGCGGCGACGCAAACCCCAAGCCCTCCCCGGCCGCCAAGCCCAGGGCCAACTCCGCCCCCTGGCTCAACAAGTGGCCCTCTCCCAGCCCTCCCGTCGAACCACGCAAAGTCACCCACCACAAAAAGGACGACGGTGACCGAGCGGCGACTCGGTACTTGGATAGAGACAAAGGACAGAACGCAATCGAGAGAATCGTGCTCCGTTTGCGGCACCTAGGGTTAGGAGCGGACGGCGAGGAGGACGAACAACCGGATGGGATAGATGGTGACGATGCAATGCCGGTGACTGGGGAGGAGAAGCTGGGGGATTTGTTGCAGAGAGAGTGGGTTCGGCCGGATTTGATGTTGGTGGAGGACGAGAGCGGTGGAAGCGACGACGTTTTGCCGTGGGAGAGGGAGGAAGAGAAGGTTGAAGAGAGTGGGAGGCCGAGGAGGGAGAGGAAAGTGGTAGCGAAGGCGCCGACGTTGGCGGAGTTGACGATCGAGGACGAGGAGCTGAGGAGGTTGAGGGGGATGGGGATGGTGGTGAGAGAGAGGATCAGCGTGCCCAAGGCCGGGCTCACAAAGGAGGTGTTGGAGAAAATCCATTTCAAGTGGAGGAAGGAGGAGCTGGTGAGGCTCAAGTTTCACGAGGTGCTCGCGCACGATATGAAGACAGCGCACGAGATCGTCGAG CGACGAACAGGAGGGTTAGTTATATGGAAGTCAGGGAGTGTCATGGTGGTGTACCGGGGGAGTAATTACAAAGGGCCTTCTAGACACCAGCCTGATGTTAGGGAAGGTGATGCTCTTTTTGTTCCAGATGTTTCTTCTGCTGACAGTTCCACAACAACAAGTGACAGTGGTGCAACTCCAAGTCTGGAAAAGAGTGAGCCAGCTTTGAGAAATCCATACCGTCCTGTGAGCATGACAGAGGCAGAAGCTGAGTACAACAGTCTACTAGATGGTTTAGGTCCTCGTTTTGTTGAATGGTGGGGTACAGGAGTACTTCCTGTTGATGCGGATTTACTTCCTCAAAAGATTCCTGGTTATAAAACACCTTTCAGGCTTCTTCCTACTGGAATGCGATCACGACTGACCAATGCAGAGATGACTAATCTTAGGAAACTTGCTAAATCACTTCCCTGTCATTTTGCGCTTG GGAGAAATAGAAACCATCAGGGGTTGGCATCTGCTATTATTAAACTTTGGGAGAAAAGCGTAGTGGCGAAGATTGCTGTTAAACGAGGTATCCAGAATACAAATAACAAACTGATGGCTGAGGAGATAAAG AATTTAACTGGAGGGGTATTACTGCTTAGAAACAAATATTACATTGTCATATACCGTGGGAAGGACTTTCTCCCACCAAGTGTAGCTACCGCTTTGACTGAAAGACAGGAATTGGCTAAACGGATCCAAGATGTAGAAGAGGAAGTGCGGTGCAGAGTGGTGGATGCAGCTCAATCAGGTGAAGATGAAAGACAGGTACTTCCAACAAGTGTAGCCACTGCTTTGGCTGAAAGACAAGAATTGACAAAACAGAGTCAAGATGTGGAAGAGAAAGTGCAGTGTGGAGCAGTGGATGTAGCTCAAACAGGTGAAGAAGTGGAAAACAAAGTGCAGCATGGAGCACTGGATGTAACTCAAGCAGGTGAAGATGAAGGGCAGGCACTTGCTGGCACTTTGGCTGAGTTTTATGAGGCTCAAGCCCGTTGGGGAAGAGATATATCTGCTGGAGAACGTGAGAAGATGATTGAAGAAGCTTCCAAAGCTAAGAGTGCTAGGCTTGTGAAACGAATTGAACATAAATTAGTAGTT GCCCAAGCCAAAAAGCTTAGAGCAGAAAGACTCTTATCTAAAATTGAAGCATCAATGCTTCCTGCTGGTCCTGATCCTGACCAGGAAACAATCACTGATGAGGAACGGGTTATGTTTCGCAGGGTTGGTTTAAGAATGAAGGCCTACTTGCCTGTTG GCATTCGTGGTGTTTTTGATGGCGTCATTGAGAATATGCATTTGCATTGGAAGCATAGAGAACttgtgaaactaatttctaaacaAAAGACCCTTGCTTTTGTCGAAGACACAGCAAGGTTATTGCAATATGAGAGTGGTGGAATACTAGTGGCAATAGAAAGAGTCCCTAAAGGCTATGCTCTTATTTATTATCGTGGAAAGAATTATCGACGGCCTATTAGCATAAGGCCAAGAAACTTGTTAACAAAGGCAAAGGCACTAAAGCGTTCAGTGGCCATGCAACGTCATGAG GCTCTTAGTCAGCACATATCTGAATTGGAGAAAAACATAgagcaaatgaaaaaagaacTT GGTGTTTCTCAAGATGCAGAGGATGAGAATGCCTGGAGCCCAGAAGATTCTAAGCAGATTGATAACGTCTCAGAGATCACCCAA AGTGAGGATGAGGCTTCATGCATGAATTCTGAtggtgaagatgatgatgaagacaCTGATTGGGAAGAGGCCGATGATGAAGACTCTGATTGGGAAGAGGATGAAGATAATAATATATCAAGCATTGGAATTGACCATCATCCTTTGACCAAGAATGACTGA
- the LOC132185884 gene encoding synaptotagmin-5-like isoform X1, whose translation MGRRKRRAFSFDEAVEFLNHLIAEKPLLPFLFPLILLSWAIERWVFSFSNWVPLAVAVWAATQYGNYQRRILVEDLNKKWKRIIRNTAPITPLEPCEWLNKLLMEVWPNYMNPKLSIRFRSIVEKRLKHRKSRLIEKIELLEFSLGSSPPSLGLHGTCWSSSGDQRIMRLGFDWDTADMSILLLAKLAKPFMGTARIVINSLHIKGDLLLMPVLDGKDILYSFVSIPEVRIGVAFGSGGSQSLPATELPGVSSWLVKLFNETLVKTMVEPRRRCYSLPSVELRKTTVGGIIYVSVISASKLSRSCLRGNSSRKQQSSFTNGTSDEQPVVKDLQTFVEVELEELTRRTALRSGSSPTWNSTFNMVLHEESGTIRFHLYESTPSNVKYDYLASCEIKMKYVGDDSTTFWAIGPDSGVIAKKAFCGEEVEMVIPFEEVHLGELTVKLVLKEWQFSDGSHTFNSYHFSSRQSSYGSSNVLPRTGRKISITVVEGKDLIVKDKSGKSDLYVKLQYGKALQRTRTAHTITPIWNQKFEFDEIVGGEYLKIKCFNEETFGDDNIGSARVNLEGLVEGSARDVWVPLEQVNSGELRLQIEAVRVDDYEGSRGSTTGSGSGWIELVLIEAKELVAADLRGTSDPYVRVQYGNLKKRTKVMYKTLNPQWNQTLEFPDDGSQLVLHVKDHNALLPTSNIGDCVVEYQRLAPNQMSDKWIPLQGVKRGEIHIQVTRKVPEIQKKASLDSEPSLTRAHQISSQMKQTMNKFQSLIEEGNLDGLSIALSDIESLEGMQEEYMVQLETEQMLLINKITELGQEVFSTSPSLSRKYSGS comes from the exons ATGGGTAGGAGAAAAAGGAGAGCTTTCAGTTTTGATGAGGCTGTGGAGTTTCTCAACCATCTTATAGCAGAGAAGCCTCTTCTTCCATTCTTGTTCCCTCTGATATTGCTTTCTTGGGCTATTGAGAGATGggttttctctttctccaatTGGGTTCCACTCGCTGTTGCTGTCTGGGCAGCCACACAG TATGGGAATTATCAACGACGAATACTTGTCGAAGACTTGAATAAAAAATGGAAGCGAATCATACGGAACACAGCA CCAATAACACCACTGGAGCCCTGTGAATGGCTGAATAAGCTATTGATGGAAGTATGGCCTAACTACATGAACCCAAAGCTTTCAATAAGGTTCAGATCCATTGTTGAG AAACGGTTAAAGCATCGAAAATCAAGGCTTATA GAAAAAATTGAATTGCTGGAGTTTTCACTGGGTTCGAGCCCACCAAGCTTGGGTCTTCATGGGACTTGCTGGTCAAGTTCAGGTGATCAG CGAATCATGCGATTGGGCTTTGACTGGGACACAGCTGATATGAGTATTTTGTTGCTCGCTAAGCTGGCCAAGCCATTTATGGGGACTGCACGGATTGTTATAAATAGCCTTCATATCAAGGGTGAT CTTCTCTTGATGCCAGTTCTGGATGGGAAGgatattttgtattcatttgtGTCAATTCCTGAAGTGAGAATTGGAGTTGCCTTTGGAAGTGGTGGAAGCCAATCATTACCTGCCACAGAATTGCCTGGTGTTTCTTCTTGGTTG GTTAAACTTTTCAATGAGACCTTAGTTAAGACAATGGTTGAACCTCGCCGCCGCTGTTACTCTTTGCCATCTGTAGAGCTAAGGAAGACGACTGTTGGTGGTATTATATATGTGTCGGTCATTTCTGCAAGTAAACTTTCTAGGAGTTGCCTGAGAGGAAACTCATCCAGAAAGCAGCAGAGTTCTTTTACAAATGGTACTTCAGACGAGCAGCCTGTTGTTAAAGATCTTCAGACATTTGTGGAAGTTGAACTTGAAGAGTTAACTAGGAGGACAGCTCTGAGATCAGGTTCAAGTCCCACATGGAATTCAACATTCAATATGGTTTTACATGAAGAGTCAGGAACTATACGATTCCATCTTTATGAGTCTACACCAAGCAATGTCAAGTATGACTATCTAGCAAGTTGTGAAATTAAG ATGAAGTATGTAGGAGATGATTCCACGACATTTTGGGCAATAGGACCTGACTCTGGTGTAATAGCCAAGAAGGCGTTCTGCGgggaagaagttgaaatggttATTCCATTTGAGGAGGTCCATTTGGGGGAG TTGACAGTGAAGCTTGTATTAAAAGAGTGGCAATTCTCGGATGGTTCACACACCTTCAACAGCTATCATTTTAGCTCACGTCAATCATCATATGGGTCATCAAATGTCCTGCCAAGAACTGGGAGGAAAATTAGTATTACTGTTGTGGAAGGGAAAGATCTTATTGTAAAAGACAAATCTGGAAAATCTGACCTATATGTTAAATTGCAGTATGGAAAG GCTCTCCAGAGGACAAGGACCGCTCATACCATAACTCCTATCTGGAATCAGAAGTTTGAATTCGATGAGATAGTAGGTGGTGAATATCTTAAAATAAAATGCTTCAATGAAGAAACCTTCGGAGATGACAACATCGGTTCTGCACGAGTAAATTTGGAAGGACTGGTGGAAGGATCAGCCAGGGATGTATGGGTCCCCCTTGAACAAGTGAACTCAGGAGAGCTAAGGCTTCAAATAGAAGCAGTCAGAGTTGATGACTATGAAGGATCAAGG GGTTCAACCACAGGTTCAGGTAGTGGCTGGATTGAACTTGTTCTCATTGAAGCAAAAGAACTTGTTGCAGCTGATCTCAGAGGGACAAGTGATCCCTATGTCAGAGTACAATATGGAAACTTGAAGAAAAGAACAAAG GTTATGTATAAAACTCTGAATCCCCAATGGAATCAGACCTTGGAGTTCCCTGATGATGGCAGCCAACTGGTTTTGCACGTTAAAGACCACAATGCTTTACTGCCCACATCAAATATAGGGGATTGTGTTGTAGAATATCAGAGATTGGCTCCCAATCAGATGTCTGACAAGTGGATACCTCTCCAAGGGGTGAAAAGGGGAGAGATTCATATTCAAGTTACAAGAAAAGTTCCAGAAATACAGAAGAAAGCTAGTTTAGATTCTGAACCGTCCTTAACTAGAGCACACCAAATCTCTAGCCAg ATGAAACAAACAATGAACAAGTTTCAATCTTTAATCGAGGAGGGCAATCTTGATGGACTCTCAATAGCTCTGAGTGACATAGAAAGCCTCGAGGGTATGCAAGAAGAGTACATGGTACAGCTTGAGACAGAGCAAATGCTTCTAATTAACAAGATAACAGAGCTTGGTCAGGAAGTTTTTAGCACATCTCCTTCCTTGAGCAGAAAATATTCAGGCAGTTGA